The DNA window GTCGTTGATACGGCGCGCTCTTTTCTCCAGAAGGTTGAGGCTAAGCGCAGTGGCACGGGCGATCTTGTGAAGTCAAATACCCCGATCGACAAGCTGTTTGCACTGCACCCGCCCCTCGCGCTCGACGAATATGAGCGCCTGATTATGGAGGGCATCGAGCTTTGTCGAACCAGCGCTTGCCGAGTGGTACTAATGGGGCCCGGGCGCTTTAACGAAGATACGAACGAGAACTATGCCATTCCTTCACCTTCACTCTGGCCATCCGTCAATGAGATGGTAGGACGGATTGGCAAGAGCACGAACACTGCGGTGATCGATGTTCAAAGCGCCTTGTCTGAACACGGCGGCGAAGTCTTCTTGCCTAATAATATTAGATGGAGCCGGGTGGGACATCAGATCGTAGCACGGGAAGTCGAGAACGTTCTTGCCTCGCAGATAATGTCACTAAATCCCATTGCGGTCTGATCCATTGGCTCACCGTTCTCGCGAGGCGAACTGCCGGGCGACCAGCCAGATGAACATCAGATTGCCCACCAGGTAACGTTTCCATAGCCTGCGCGGTTCACGAATAAGACGGTGAAACCATTCGAGCCCCCCCCGCTGCATCCACCGAGGCGCGCGAGCCGCCAACCCGCCTACGTGATCGAAGCTTCCTCCAACGCCAATCGCGAAGCGGGCGCCCGTGTGCGCGAGGTTCGAAGCGATCCAATACTCTTGACCAGGTGAACCCATTGCCACAAACAGCAAGTCCGGGGCGCTTTGCTTTATGGCTTCAGCGACCGCGTTCGATTCAGAAGCAGCAAAGTAACCGTTGCGATATCCGGCCACGCGGAGGTTTGGATGCCGGGCAGTGAGCCGTCTAACTGTGCCACGCACTGATTCCTCTCGCGCGCCCAAAAAGTAAACCGATAGCCCACACCGGGCAGCATGCTCGACCAGGCGCTGGAATAGATCAATGCCGGTCACGCGTTGCTTGAGCGCTCGACGCAAGAGACGCGACGCCCACACTACGGACATGCCGTCGGCCGCTACAAAATCTGCCTCGAGCAACGCGCGTTTTAGGGCTTCATCTCGGTTGGCAGTTACGATCTTGGCGGCGTTGACCACCGCCGCATAGTGAGGTCCGCCTTCTGAAACGAGCTTGTCGACTAGTTCCACAGCTTCGTCTTCGCTCAGATTTGCGATGGGTATCCCGGCCACGGTGACACAAAGCGGGCTGGCAGTGGTGACGGGGCGTAACGGGGCGGACGATGAATGATGCGGGCCTGGGCGGATCTTTTCGCTCACCTCGGCTCCTCTGCCCCTGCTCCTCCGCGCTTCGGTCCGCCGGTTACAGCCCGGTCTTGCCGTTTCCGTCGTCTTCGACATTGATCGTTTCGCGAATGAGATAGGTGGGCTTTCCTTGAGACTCGTGATAGGTACGAACGATCATCTCTGCCAGCAGGCCCATAAAAATGAACTGCACGCCCATCGCGAACATGATCATCGAAAGCGTGGCGAGCGGCATGCGATTCAAATGCACGCCCTCGACGAAGCGGTAGTACAGCGCGAACGCGAACGAAAGGAGCGAGATCGCCAGGCATACCAACCCGGCCGTGCCGAAGAGATAAAGCGGTTTCGTCAGAAAGCTCGAAAGGAACTTGATCGTGATCAAATCAAACAAGACCTTTATCGTCCGCGAGAGCCCGTACTTCGACTCACCCGCGCTTCGCGGGTGATGAGTGACCGGTATCTCGGTGACGCGCGCGCCTGCCCATCCCGCGTATATCGGGATGAAGCGATGCATCTCTCCGTACAGCTTTACACCAGTGAGCGCTTCACGGCGATACGCCTTCAAGCTGCATCCATAGTCGTGAAGGTCAACTCCGCTCAGCGTTGAAATCAATCTATTTGCCAGGCGTGATGGAAGCCGCCGCGTCAACCATGTATCTTTGCGATCCTTGCGCCAGCCCGACACGACGTCGTAGCCCTCGTCGAGCTTGTCGAGCAACCGCTTTATGTCAGCCGGATCATTCTGAAGATCGGCGTCCATCGGAATGAGTATTTGTCCGCGCGCGTGATCGATGCCCGCGCTCATCGCGGAAGTCTGGCCGTAGTTGCGGCGCAGCGAGATAACTCGCACCCGCGAGTCTCGCGCCGCTAAGCCGCGCAACTTCGCAAGGCTCTGATCGGTTGAGCCGTCGTCGATGTATATGACCTCGTAGCTGCGGCCCAGTCTTTCGAGTGCGTCGGTGAGCTTCAGATCGAGTCGGTCGATGTTGTCCTCTTCGTTGTACACCGGCAAGAAGACGGAAATCACCAGCGTAGCCGGTTTGCTCGCCAACTCCTCCACGGTTTCCAGCAGATACTCTTTCATAGCGATCGGGCGCGATGTCCGAGACTTCAAATCGCAAATCCAGGAAGCGAAAATTTCAGGTTCGGGATTCGAGAAAAGATAGTAGACCCGCAACTCAGCAGGGGCAAGGTCGCAGATGTCAGATGACGTTAATAGCCGAACGCTCGCACAATTGGGGCCGCGCAGAGCGGGGGATTGACAAGAAACTGGCTTCGCGGCTTGTGCTGCACGCGTTTGTTGGACGGCGTTGCTACCACAGCCCATTCCGCCCCAAAGTATTCCTCAGATTCTTTGCTAGCCCCTCCGGGAAG is part of the Acidobacteriota bacterium genome and encodes:
- a CDS encoding WecB/TagA/CpsF family glycosyltransferase gives rise to the protein MSEKIRPGPHHSSSAPLRPVTTASPLCVTVAGIPIANLSEDEAVELVDKLVSEGGPHYAAVVNAAKIVTANRDEALKRALLEADFVAADGMSVVWASRLLRRALKQRVTGIDLFQRLVEHAARCGLSVYFLGAREESVRGTVRRLTARHPNLRVAGYRNGYFAASESNAVAEAIKQSAPDLLFVAMGSPGQEYWIASNLAHTGARFAIGVGGSFDHVGGLAARAPRWMQRGGLEWFHRLIREPRRLWKRYLVGNLMFIWLVARQFASRER
- a CDS encoding glycosyltransferase family 2 protein: MKEYLLETVEELASKPATLVISVFLPVYNEEDNIDRLDLKLTDALERLGRSYEVIYIDDGSTDQSLAKLRGLAARDSRVRVISLRRNYGQTSAMSAGIDHARGQILIPMDADLQNDPADIKRLLDKLDEGYDVVSGWRKDRKDTWLTRRLPSRLANRLISTLSGVDLHDYGCSLKAYRREALTGVKLYGEMHRFIPIYAGWAGARVTEIPVTHHPRSAGESKYGLSRTIKVLFDLITIKFLSSFLTKPLYLFGTAGLVCLAISLLSFAFALYYRFVEGVHLNRMPLATLSMIMFAMGVQFIFMGLLAEMIVRTYHESQGKPTYLIRETINVEDDGNGKTGL